The Leishmania mexicana MHOM/GT/2001/U1103 complete genome, chromosome 32 genomic interval TGCCGCGTGCTTGTGCGGCTGGTACACCACAGTGTGTTCCTGTCTTTCCACTGTCACCAGGCGTGCTCGTCATTGGGCacgagcggtggcggtgctaGCCCTGGCGTTCAGGATTTTTACGAAGCCGTTCTCGAAGTGGTCCGGCACGTGGTAGAGGAGTTCCCCGGAAGCAGATGCAGCGAGTCTATGCAGTGCTGTGTTGACCCTGTGATACTGCTTGAGATGGAGATGAAGCACCCCGCTCTTCAGTCCGACCAAGAGGCGGCAGCCTTGCACCGTCACGTGCGATTTGCCAGCATCAACGACAACCTGAACAGCCTTGAGCGCGTGCTTGCCAAGAGCGGCTGGGCGCTGCAGACTGCCCGCACCTCCCGCCGCTCTCACACGTCACGTTCGGAAGATGGTGAGGACGAGAGCGCCTACGTGCCACTACTGCGCAACTTCAGCGCCACGTGTCCGCTTGACGTTGCCGAGTGCATtcggcgctggaggacgGAGCAGCACTTCGACATGTCCACTGAGCTGGAGGCACGGCTGATGGGTGCACTGCAGGAGCTTGGTACATGCTACCATGGGCCGGCACCGGTCGCTTTTAACAGCTGTTTCGCGCTGGATCGCTTGCTGGACGTGCTGACTCACATTGACACGGTgtgagaagggagagaagcgtgtgtgtgtatgtggggtggggagagaaggggaggggtgggggtaggCGATGGCCGCGAACGCGGACCGGCTCAGCGTGGTGGTATCTTTTTATCATTATTATATTatcattttttttcgcgtgtgtgtgtgcttccttGCGTGGTCTCTCCCCACATTGCGTGGCTCCACTCACGTGTGAATTCCTTGCCTTTGcctgctttcttttttttggttgttCTTCTCCCGTTCTCGCTGCCCAACCAAGAGGCATGTGAGCTTGTCTGTCGTTGTTCTTGTTGTGTATCGTGTGCGGGGCCCTCCCTCACCGAGCAAGGGGACGACAATGACAATAGTAATAATCAAAGCAGACTGTACGCGCTGCAGtacggaggcggcgcggaaGCGTACTTGTGTGACATGGCACGCTGTGATATGATGTGGGGCATTGCGTCATGCTTCTTCACTACCggccacccacaccccctcGCCCTACTCCCGGAAGTACGCGGTCGTGTCTTTGTGTAGCCATGCCTGTCGCAGAACGCACGTGGATGTTCGTGTTTATTATGGATATGAGTGCAGCATACGTGAGTGTTTCTGTCGCCTCGAATGTTTGCCAACGCGCCTTCCTGCTTGCGACCGCTGCTAgcacccccctctcccccctctccctcctcttcctcctccttccgtGCAGTTACGAGAACCTCACCGATGCGACCAGGACTTCGACATATGAAGAGGCTCGCTTTGCGCGTACACCTGTCACTCTGTTGCCTGCGCGTGTTATGAGGGCTTGTCATGCGGATCTATCCGTGTGACAGTGCGCATTGCTTGCCTTTGAGTTCAACGCGTGCCCACTCTACCCCGTCGTCTTCTGTCTACCCTTCACCGTCGACAATCAactcctcctctcttgtACTCTCTTACGTTGCCCTGCGCCACTGACGTGCATATACGCACGATGGTGCATGCTGCCATGCGCGCCATGGTGCCACATGATCTGCCAAGTTGCATGCAAGCACAGATCCGTTGTGTCCCTCGCATCTTCCGCGTCGCAGCACATCTATCTACATATCGAACCCTTTGTTGGTCCCTATCGTGCCCGGTGTTTTGCTTCCGTTTCCGCGTGTTCAGCAAGTGCCATAGCCGGCTCGCACAACCCTCTCTGTTTGGGTCTTTTCATAGGCTGGCTCTTCTGCAGGCTCTGCTCGTCATAGCAGCTGTCGCAGCCGTACGAGGAAGGTGCATTGAAAGATGAGCACCTACAAGCGCATCCGCTCCAATTCGACGTACGAAGAGGCGAACGTGTCCGCCTTCGTGGCCAGCTGCGTGGAGTATGCGAGCAACGTGACGCTCCACGTGGCGGAGACGGGTCGCGCGCTGACTTCAAAGACGGGACAGGTGCAGACGGTGCTTGTGCTGGGCACGGATGCGCAACTGAAGGAGATGACCGCGATGGCGGTGTGCCCGCACTACGATGAggcggcgtgcgctgctgccgcgacaGCGCCGGAGTCGCGTGCACACGTGGTGAAGGTGACGGCGACGTTACGGCTGCTGATCGGGAAGGTGCCGTCCGTTGCGTCGCGCCACAACTGTGCGTCGCGGCCCGACCAGGTGAGCGAGATCGTGAAGCAGGCGATGGCGGAGTGCCCCGCCGCGGACGCCGAGGCTGGGCTGGACATCTACTACGTGGGCAGCGGCTACGAGGTGAGCGTGGCCGTCGCGATTGCGCGGTCGTGCAAGCAGTCGTTCACTGCGAAGCGCGGGCACGCGGAGCAGAGCTACCTGAACGTTGGCCGCCCGGTGCGCGTGGTGATGCCGTCCGGCAAGCCGGCGCAGCTCGCTGTGATTGCGCACTGCGTGCAGCTGTGCCAGCGGCTGGTGGACGCGCCAACGAACCTGCTGGACACGTTGACGTTCACGGAGATCGCTGAGCGGTGGGCAGCAAAGCTGAAGGCAGCCGGCATCGACGTGTCCGTGAACGTGATCGCTGGAGAGGAGCTTCGCGAGCGTGGGTACGGCGGTGTTTACGGTACAGGGAAGGCCGCTGAGTACCCGCCGCACCTTGTGACGCTGTCGTACAGGCCGAAGGCTGGTATGTCACCCAAGGATCGGATTGCACTTGTGGGCAAAGGCATCGTGTACGACACGGGCGGCCTTTCGATCAAGTCCCGCGAGGGCATGTGCTCGATGAAGCACGACATgggaggtgcagcggccgTGTTCTGCGGCTTGTTGTGCCTGGCGATGATGCGTGCGCCTATTGAGGTGTCAAGCATCTTGTGTCTCGCTGACAACGCCGTGGGCCCCCGCTCACAGCGGAATGATGACATCCTGCGCATGAAGTCCGGCGTCACTGTAGAGATCAACAACACAGACGCCGAGGGCCGCCTTGTGCTCTCGGACGGTGTCTACCATGCCTGCAAGGAGCTGAGCTACACGCCGAGCATCATTGTAGACATGGCGACGCTGACAGGCGCGCAAGGCATTGCGACCGGTCAGCACCACGCTGCCATCTACACGAACTCAGAGGCCAGCGAGAAGCGCTTCGTGGCCGCCGGCAAGGCGTGCGGCGACTTGTGTTTTCCAGTGGTGTACTGCCCTGAGTTTCACAGCGCCGAGTTTGTCAGCGCTGTGGCCGATTGCAAGAATAGTGTGAAGAACCGCGCCAATGCACAGGTGAGCTGTGCCGGGTACTTTATTGGCAACAACCTGTCCAAGGACTACGAGGGCGAATGGGTGCATGTTGACCTGGCCGCGCCCGCGACCCGCGATGAGGCTACGGGGTTTGGTGTCGCCTTGATTGTGCAGACGTTTGCAGCGGAGCTGTTGTAGATAGGATTTCGCCGTCACGCCACATCACTAAGGaagtgggggaaggggctgtggcggtggtgatggagcGGTGTCTGAGGAGCCACggacccctccccctccctctcccttttgcGCCTGTAACCCATCGGCCGGAAAAacgcaacacacacacaaaaacacAATCCTCCGTGCTGTATCCATCCTCActcctttttcgttgttgttttcaCTACCTTTTTTTGATTGTATGGGTATCGGCCGCACTCCCTGATGGCATCTCTTACACACTCCTCACTCaggccctccctccccttctctcccgaatctctgctgccgtcgcagtGGCAGTGAGGGCTCTGCCTTGCTCCCTATCACTCCGCTCGATGCATAAGaagggtgctgcagcgctccTCGTCCGTGTTGCCCCACTGCGGGATCGGCGCTGTCCATTCACCCAAGCTGGACCATatcactcccctccccgtcctGTGCTCTTTTCTCTGttcgccttttctttcccttgTCGATCGGCGCATGTGTGGACGGCACAAAGCGAAGAGGCTGCTGCGTCACAGCGTCCTTCCCTTCCTTATTCGCGCGTCTGTGAGTGTCTGTCTCGCTCATCGGACGTGCGCAGAGCGACGGCCccaccgccacacacacacacacacacatacacacatacgcacatgGTTTGAAAAGCGTTTCGATACACACACCCGTGTCTGCAGAGCAGGTCTTTCCATGGTcgacagggagggagagctcTCTACCGCATAGCTGATCCTcgtgtctttttttttcttctaAATGGCCCCTTAAGGCTgctaaacacacacacacacacacacacacacacacacaagcagagCACGCGCctcccgccgccccccctcccaacAAAACGACGTCGCCCTCTTCCGGTTCCGAGCTCCGCCTTTCTGGTTTCGTGCCTCCCTCTTACTCAGTGCGTCAGGGCAACGACTGCTTCCCCGCCCTTGCGAGAAGACTCATTTtacctcttctctctcgctatcATTCTCTTAGGcattctccctcccccgacgGAGTGTCTGTTgacgccctcccccttcccacctTTCTTCTTTTGTGGACCCGCGCAGGTAAGTCATGGGGCTCCCAGGCTGGATGCGGCGGTGCGAGATCTATGCGATCTGCATGGTGTGGCCCATCGCCACCGTGGTGGGACTGGTAGGCACCTACCGTCTCTTCATATGGAGCTACGGCGGTCGTGAATGCTTCCGCTACGTTGCCATTCAGGAGCCGTTTAAGGAGGAGTGGTATCAGGCGAACCCCAAGTCGGCGCTTGGCATGGACACGCCGCTCTCGCACGTGCCCAAGTACCTGGAGACGCCAGGGTACACCGTCGATGGGGCCACGGACGATCATCCACACCACCGCAACTTCTAAGCGAACACATAAGATGCCAAAGACTCGCCGATTATACCGTGGGCTCTCTCGAAGCCCGCCTGCCCATTGTCGTGTTCCAGAAGCTGTGCTTTCTTTTCCGGACCTCCCCCGTTTCACCACCCTGTGCGCATTCGCGTGCTGGCGTTAAGGGCGCGTCGAGCTGCGCTACGTGTTGGTGCCTACTCACGATTTCCTTTCTTGCGAACACACGACAACTCGTGCGAGGGTGGCGGTGTTGCTTGAAGGATCTAGCGTGTTACGCTAGTTGCTTTCTGTAGCGGTGCTCTGTGCTTCCGCGTCTCTGTGTCTACATGTTCCCTTGCGTGGTTGCAGTGCTCGACAACAGCTAGCGCACACTCCTGCCAAGACCCACTGGCTGTAGCCTCCCTCTCGGTTCTCCTTCGCCGTCCACAGTAGGCCGCATCATCTCTTTACTTCACAGCATGGCTTTCTGGTGCTCGAAGGCACATCCGGTGAGCCTTTGACGCGTGCCATCGGCGTGCCGTTGCATGTGTAGCTGAACGGCCGGCCTCAATCTCGTGCCGGCCTCATGCACGCGTTTCAGCTCGAACGTCATTAGCGCCTCTACTTCCCCCTCCTTCGGCCCCCCGACCTGATCTCTCATGGCATAGGGACATATCTTGCACGCCGCACAGCGCATACGTGGCGGCCCCGTACGAGGGTGAGTCTGACTTCttcccgcccctctctccgccgTTTTGCTCGCACCCTCCTTCCGCATGAGATGTTCCGCCAGCTTCCTTTTTTCCGGTgcccctccagctgctggcaGTGCTTCGGGTCAGCGTCAGCACGCGttgcgtcctcctcctcctccgcccacAGGCCACCTAGACCGCGAAGGCCAGACAAGCCTTGATGACAGGAGAATGTCCCCGCCAGCGCTTCGACcacgcagccacagcagcagctggcgcagccgTGCCCCTCGCCCTGTCACGGCTCGCCAACTCTGCCGCGCTATTCTCGGTATGGATCACGTTGgcgtctgcgcagcggcggttgGCAGGCACTGCAGTCCCCATGCAACACAGGAACCGCAGACTTGTGTGCTCCCGTCAGCGTCAACCTCTATTGCGTCTGCACCGTGTGGAGAAGGTCACGAAGTGCGTGGTCACAGACACGGTTTGCCCGAGGCCGTCCGCGCTGCCCGCCTGGGCGAGAGTACCATTCAGCTGGATGCAGCCGCGTGCCACCGCGTTGTTGTGTGTGGTCGCATTGTACGCTGCATCGACGCCTTTTCCAACGGTagcgtcgccgctgcagcacgggCCGTCGCATCTTCCGTGTCGCCAATTGTGATTCCATATGACCTCTTGTGGCTCTCCGACACCACCGGTGTCGTTTGCGTGTTGCGGCTCCGTCCTGCTCTTGTGCACAGGCGCGCACCGCTTCCTTCCACGAGTTGCTTGGGCGGTGGATGGACGAACGTGCCCGCGCGCGATGGGCGCTGCGACCCACTAGGTGCCGCTGGTGTTGGGCTGTCACACCCCTTTGCCGCTGTTGACGCCGGCGGAACTACGCCTCTTCTCATgtctgcagcggcacgcgcgtcgctgccggaCCGCAACTCATGCTCGCCTGTGCGTGAGGAACGGCAGTGCCCTAATGACTTGGGCAGTGGCGAGGTGACCCACAAGGGAATCGGTTTGGGCACGGAGGCGACAGTAGCTATGGTAAACCTTGGCCTCGAGTATAAGAATGACTATGTCCTCAGTATGAACGACTACGTGGTGTGTGTAGGGTCTCTTGCCTTCGCCGACGTTGATGTACAGACGAGGCATGCTCTGGAGTCGTATGCCAGCGATCTACGCCAGGCTACCTGGGCTGCAGCCACGTCTTCGCGGTCAtctttctcccccttctcggGCGACGCAGCATCCTTCATCGGCACTGGTGATGCCTCCGGTGACGCGGGCTGTCCTGCGTGCGGTGCAGATGGAAGAGATCCCGATATCGATGAGGATGGAGCTGCGGTTAGCCTGGAACACCGctcagcgccagcaccgccgccgcggcaggcgtTTGTGTTACTCCCAGGCAGCGAGGTGCCACTGACGCTGGACGCGGCACGGGCGCAGCTGGGTGTGGTTGGATCGCTGCCATCGAGCACCCATTACCtcaccgctgctgaagcCGCGCAGTGGGGCTGCACGCATTTTGATCATGCCGCCCCGAGCTCAACGCTGTCGTCATTCTCGGCATCCGAACTCCGCGACCACAGCGACGGAAGGAAGCTAGCGACCTCTGCCGGCTGGGTCACCTCAACGGCGCCCCCCTGTGCCGGGGCTGACATGAATGCAGTACCGCTCATGGGCATCAAGGGACATCCACGCCTCGTGCTTGACACGAATGAATGCTTGTTTTGGTGGCTTGCGGCGGCCGAGACGCACTTGCGcttgcgcgcacgcgcgtcagCCCCCCTCGCCTAGTGCCTGAACCGACCTTTCCCCGACCCCTCCCCTCGGGGAAGGATAGCGTTTATGGAGAGATAGAGAGGCACAGTCTTTCTCTCCTCAACTCTCCTTGTTTTGTGTTCCTCTTTGCTGGGGTTCCTCACATCCCCTTGCGCGTCTCTGCTGCGATCTGCTACTCCTCGTGCTCGCTTTCAATTTCGTCGCGCTCACCGCGGACAACCGCCCCTGTTCCCTACACACAGGACAAGGGCGATGGACGGCGACACAGGCGCCTATCACGTGGACAGCGCACAGCGCACTGGGCGGCTGTCTTGTCGTCTCTCGGCATGCAGGTACACGGTGGCTGTGGAGAAAGGcagtacacacacatacacctaCATGTGTCTTGTATGTAGTGTGACGCGTGTGGTTCTACTTTGGTTGTCTCACGCGTCATCACCTCCCCTGCTCTCCACCCTCACCACGTTCTTCTCTgccccccatccctcctcttctctgcaCCTCGTTTGCGTTTCCGCTTTGCGTTGTTGGTTTGGCGTTGACGCAGACgttaccccccccccccccccacacgcacacacacacgtgtgggATGAGTACTGCTGGATCAAGAAGTAACGGACCCCGCGCACTTTGCTCAGGCCTCTCCACCCGGACTTTACTCTGCGTCCACCTCTACTTATCCCTTGTGCTGACGCTAGCCAGACGCAATGCGGCCAGGCGGA includes:
- a CDS encoding metallo-peptidase, Clan MF, Family M17; protein product: MSTYKRIRSNSTYEEANVSAFVASCVEYASNVTLHVAETGRALTSKTGQVQTVLVLGTDAQLKEMTAMAVCPHYDEAACAAAATAPESRAHVVKVTATLRLLIGKVPSVASRHNCASRPDQVSEIVKQAMAECPAADAEAGLDIYYVGSGYEVSVAVAIARSCKQSFTAKRGHAEQSYLNVGRPVRVVMPSGKPAQLAVIAHCVQLCQRLVDAPTNLLDTLTFTEIAERWAAKLKAAGIDVSVNVIAGEELRERGYGGVYGTGKAAEYPPHLVTLSYRPKAGMSPKDRIALVGKGIVYDTGGLSIKSREGMCSMKHDMGGAAAVFCGLLCLAMMRAPIEVSSILCLADNAVGPRSQRNDDILRMKSGVTVEINNTDAEGRLVLSDGVYHACKELSYTPSIIVDMATLTGAQGIATGQHHAAIYTNSEASEKRFVAAGKACGDLCFPVVYCPEFHSAEFVSAVADCKNSVKNRANAQVSCAGYFIGNNLSKDYEGEWVHVDLAAPATRDEATGFGVALIVQTFAAELL